The DNA sequence CTCTTTACGTTGGCAATCACATCTATTTAATGGATATCGACGGGAATAACCTGGTCCAGGTGACCGAAAGCGACGCCAGGGAGAATATGGCCGAGTTTTCCCCGGATGGCCGCCACCTGCTTGTGGGCTGCGATTATATCCATGCACCCAATGCCGGCCTTTCAAAATGGGACTTAAAAATTATTCCCGCCGATGGAAAAAAGTACCATCTTGATAACAGCCCCGAAATCATTCCTGTGGTTCCGGTGAATACCGGGATGCTGGTGACGGCCGGCGGACCAGTATTCTGGAGGCCCTGAAGCCCGGTTCAGATTTGGCGCAGCTCCCTAGCGGAATAAGTTCCTGTAAACAGAATCGTACATCGCAAATAGAAAATCGTTGATGACGTCGCCGTGCGAAAACCCTGTACGGCAGCCATTGGTGATCACTACGATGCCGAAGTGTTCTTCCGGCTGGAAATACATAGCGCTGTAGAGCCCGTAGGCGATGCCTTCGTGCCCCACGAGCTTCTTGCCGGGAATGAGATAGTCCAGGGTTCGGAGCGCCATGCCGTAGCCAGATTCGGGACTTCTCACGCGCTGCATGCTGCGGCTACTCGCTTGCGACAGGATACGCACACCGTTTGCTTCACCGTAATTCATGTGCATGATCATGTATCTCGCCAGGTCTTCGGCCGACATTTTCATTCCGCCGGTAGGCGAGAAAACGGGCGTGCTGTAACCCATCTGGTAATCTTCCAGGGCTTCGGCACGTGACCGGTAAGCCGCAGGGGACGCGGTGAACCCTTTGGTATTGCCGTTATAGGCATATAAGGTCACGAAACGTGTGCTGTCCAGATCGTCCACGTTATACCCGCCATAAAGGCTCAGCGGCTGAAGTATATGCCGCCGTACGTAGTGATCCAGGCGTTCGCCGGAATATTTTTCCAGGATGGCGCCGGCCAGGTTAAAATTGAGATTGCAATATTGATAGTCCGCCCCGGGGCATAGTCATTATAGGCCTTTGCCCAGTTGGGATCCTTGTCCGGGTTAAAAACGTCCAGGGTAAAATAGCCGTTTTCGTCGCTGATGCTTGAGCGATGAGAAAGCACCATCTCCAGGGTAATTACCGAATCAGGGAAGTTTGGATTGCGTACCGGGAACCCGATCAGCTCGCCCACGTCATCGTCCAGTGAAAGCTTGCCGGCTTCCACCAGTTGCATAATGCCTGTGGCTGTGAATGATTTCGAGATCGAGGCGATGCGGAAGATGTCCCCTGGTTCCAGCCGCTCCCGCGCGGCAGTATCTTTCCAGCCAAAGGATTTGCTGTAGACCACTTTGTTATCTTTAACAACCGCCACAGCTGCTCCCACTGCCTGGTAATCGGCCATAATAGCCGCAATCTCTGCGGCTAACTGCTTTTTCGACTGTGCTGTTGAAGGTGCCCAGCCCAGGCAGGAAACCATGAAGGCCAGGCAAGCGCCGGATAATATATGCTTTGCAACCATGATAAAACAAAGTTAAACGTTCCCGGCTTTATTCCTAATCCGGTACAGGCATCCTTTTAGGCGTTTTTCAGGGAGAGCTGTATATTTGAACATGTTAAAACTTTTATTTTTCCCATTAAGTATTATTGCTGTATTGTTGAACCCCGCAGGCGCCACCGACACCACAGGCATCCGGTCCCAGGCAGGCTTTGAGGATCAGGCCAGCTTTGCGGACCAGGAATATACCGAAGCAGACATCACCGAAGCCTATAATGCATTTAACAAATACCTGCTTCACCCGGAGCGAAAGCTTTATATGCGCGATACCGAAGCGGTCACAGAGGTAGGGGCTATCTGGACGCAGGCCATCTATTGGGACATGGCCATGAACGCCTACAAGAAAACAGGATCGGCGGCGCACCGTCAGCTGATGGAAGATATATTCAAAGGGAATTACGAGCATTACGATAAGTTCAACTGGGATAATGGAAAAGTCTGGTTCATCTACGACGATATCATGTGGTGGGTAATTTCACTGGCAAGGGGATATGAACTCACAAATAACGCACAATATCTTGAACTGGCCGAAACAGGATTTGAGCGGGTTTGGTCCGGGTCTCCGGTAGTTAAGGACGGCGGCTCTTACGACCCGGTGAACGGCGGGATGTACTGGCAATGGAATCAGAAAAACCCTTCCGCGCCAAAGGCGGGGGACGGGAAAATGGCCTGCATTAACTACCCGACGGTAATTGCCGCGATGACCTTATACAACAACACGAAGAACCCTGAATACCTGGCAAAAGCCAAAAAGATCTATGACTGGGCATCGGCAAACCTGTTCGATAAGCAGACAGGCGTCGTAGCCGACTCCAAACATGGCAACGGAGAGCCGCACTGGAAAATGCATGTTTATAACCAGGGAACCTGCATTGGCGCTGCTATGCTGCTCTATAAAAATACAAAGGAAGAAAGATACCTCCACGATGCCGTGCTGGCGGCAAATTATGTGAAAGAAACGATGAGTGACAGGAAGGGCATCCTCCCTTTTGGCGGTGGAGAGGAACAAGGTATCTATACCGCCATCTTTGCTCAATACATCATCCGCCTGATCGAAGACGGTAATAAGCCTGAATATCTGCCCTGGCTTCGCAGGAATATTAACAGGGGCTGGAAAAACCGGGATAAATCCAGGAAGCTTACCGGTAAAGACTACAAGCGGAAGGTTACAGCCGCTGAAGCCGTCAGCTGTTATGATGCTTCAGGGATACCGGCGCTGATGCTGGTTTGTCCTCCAAAATACTAAGCCTCAACAGGTTTGGAAATATTTCATAATTTACGGAAACTTTAGGTTTTTTCTTAATATCTTTAACTGCGATCTTGCTTAAAAGTATGGGGCATTACCCGTTGGTAAGGCTTAATTAATCGAATGCAGTAAAATCTTTACCCGATGTTCTTATCTGCCAAATGGCCGGCGTTGCTGCCGGTACTATTGCTGTTGCTGTCCGTTCAACCGGCCCATGCCCAGCAGCCTTTTACCTATACCCAATATATGGATAATCTTGCGCCCATTAATTCCACGTACTCCCTCCTGGATAAAGCCGGGGCGGTACATGCTCTTGTAAGAAAGCAATGGGTGGGCATTGACGGAGCGCCGGCGACACTGATCGCGAACGGATATCTGCCCCTCGTTTCGTTCGGAGGTGCAGCGGGCCTGAATATTATGCATGACGAATTCGGGCCGGAGAAAATGATCGAGGCCAGTGCATTTTTGGCCAAGTCCGTCAGGCTTTCGAAAACCGAGTACCTGGCAGCCTCAATGAGCTTTGGGGTACGCCGGTACGAAGCCAGGTATTCCAATCTTGATCCCGCGGACCCTCTTTTCCAGGACGACATTCTTGAGACCGTAGGTACGTTTGGCCTTGGCCTGATGTACTTTATTCCGGAGAAATTCTATATGGGAGTTTCTGTGCCCCGTATCAGTTTCCGCGAGCTGGGACGAGCATCGGTCGAAAATTCGCGCTATTTTAAAAATCATTATTACCTGATGGCCGGTTATCTTGCCGCTTTAGGTGAGAATATTAAAATAAAGCCGGCCGTCCTCGCCTCTTACGCCTCCAATATTCCGCTTCATGCCGACTTTTCCATGACACTCTATCTGAAAGAAACGCTCGGGCTTGGGGTCAATTACCGCACCAATAACGAAGTAGGGACCATTCTTTCAGTACTATTGAATAACCGGCTGCGCTTTGGCTATAGCTACCAGTTTGGCCTTGAAAGTTATCGCCTGGGGCATGCTAACGACGGTACCCATGAGATCACCCTGGGGTACCGCATAGGTTCGGAGATCACGGGTAAGAAACTTCTGTAACACATTCTCACAAAAAAAACTAAACCACATAATCATGGAAGAGTATTTAGCAATGATCAAAATGTTTGCGGGTAACTTTGCGCCCAGGTATTATATGCTCTGCAATGGGCAGCTCCTGTCAATCGCCCAAAATACCGCCTTGTTTTCCGTGCTTGGCACCACATACGGCGGAGACGGGCAAACAACCTTCAGTTTGCCTGACCTGCGCGGCCGGGCGCCGGTAGGCCCGGGACAGGGGCCGGGCTTGCGGGGTTATACGTTGGGAGAGCGGGGCGGCGTGGAGTCCGTTACGCTGATCGCCACCCAGATGCCAGCCCATAACCACGGCTTTCGTGCAAGTACTAATGCCGGTACCGGTAACACGCCTTCCGGCGGAGCTTTATTAGGCGTTCCTCCGGCCATTGGAACAGGGCCATCAGCTGAGCCGGTTAATATTTACACCGGGGACAGCGGCGCAAGCACTATGATGTCCCCTGTCAGTATTCTTCCCGCAGGAAATTCCCAGCCGCATGAAAACATGCAGCCTTACAGCGCGATCAATTTCGTAATTGCGGTTGCCGGAATATATCCTTCAAAAGACTAAGCCGGTTCAAGATCCAGCAATAGTATGAAAAGACCTTTCCGAATAGGTTTTTTGACACCGTATTCCGGTATCTATCCATTTTATCCGCAGCACCTTACGGCGGGATGGCTGCTGGGTATGGGACTGGACCCTTTCCGGCAGGACCGGGTTCAGTTTGTG is a window from the Anseongella ginsenosidimutans genome containing:
- a CDS encoding serine hydrolase domain-containing protein translates to MAGAILEKYSGERLDHYVRRHILQPLSLYGGYNVDDLDSTRFVTLYAYNGNTKGFTASPAAYRSRAEALEDYQMGYSTPVFSPTGGMKMSAEDLARYMIMHMNYGEANGVRILSQASSRSMQRVRSPESGYGMALRTLDYLIPGKKLVGHEGIAYGLYSAMYFQPEEHFGIVVITNGCRTGFSHGDVINDFLFAMYDSVYRNLFR
- a CDS encoding serine hydrolase domain-containing protein; this encodes MVAKHILSGACLAFMVSCLGWAPSTAQSKKQLAAEIAAIMADYQAVGAAVAVVKDNKVVYSKSFGWKDTAARERLEPGDIFRIASISKSFTATGIMQLVEAGKLSLDDDVGELIGFPVRNPNFPDSVITLEMVLSHRSSISDENGYFTLDVFNPDKDPNWAKAYNDYAPGRTINIAISILTWPAPSWKNIPANAWITTYGGIYFSR
- a CDS encoding glycoside hydrolase family 76 protein, translating into MLKLLFFPLSIIAVLLNPAGATDTTGIRSQAGFEDQASFADQEYTEADITEAYNAFNKYLLHPERKLYMRDTEAVTEVGAIWTQAIYWDMAMNAYKKTGSAAHRQLMEDIFKGNYEHYDKFNWDNGKVWFIYDDIMWWVISLARGYELTNNAQYLELAETGFERVWSGSPVVKDGGSYDPVNGGMYWQWNQKNPSAPKAGDGKMACINYPTVIAAMTLYNNTKNPEYLAKAKKIYDWASANLFDKQTGVVADSKHGNGEPHWKMHVYNQGTCIGAAMLLYKNTKEERYLHDAVLAANYVKETMSDRKGILPFGGGEEQGIYTAIFAQYIIRLIEDGNKPEYLPWLRRNINRGWKNRDKSRKLTGKDYKRKVTAAEAVSCYDASGIPALMLVCPPKY
- a CDS encoding PorP/SprF family type IX secretion system membrane protein; this encodes MFLSAKWPALLPVLLLLLSVQPAHAQQPFTYTQYMDNLAPINSTYSLLDKAGAVHALVRKQWVGIDGAPATLIANGYLPLVSFGGAAGLNIMHDEFGPEKMIEASAFLAKSVRLSKTEYLAASMSFGVRRYEARYSNLDPADPLFQDDILETVGTFGLGLMYFIPEKFYMGVSVPRISFRELGRASVENSRYFKNHYYLMAGYLAALGENIKIKPAVLASYASNIPLHADFSMTLYLKETLGLGVNYRTNNEVGTILSVLLNNRLRFGYSYQFGLESYRLGHANDGTHEITLGYRIGSEITGKKLL
- a CDS encoding phage tail protein, giving the protein MEEYLAMIKMFAGNFAPRYYMLCNGQLLSIAQNTALFSVLGTTYGGDGQTTFSLPDLRGRAPVGPGQGPGLRGYTLGERGGVESVTLIATQMPAHNHGFRASTNAGTGNTPSGGALLGVPPAIGTGPSAEPVNIYTGDSGASTMMSPVSILPAGNSQPHENMQPYSAINFVIAVAGIYPSKD